TCTAGTCATCATTCAGGCCGCCTTTGCGCAGCTCGTCGATGGTGCGCATCACCTTGTCTTTGAGCGAGGTGCGGTACTTTTCCAGCACATCCTGCAAGCGGGCGTTGCCGAGGGCCAGCATCTGGGTGGCCAGCACGGCGGCGTTGGCGGCGCCGTCGAGGGCTACGGTGGCTACGGGCACCCCGGCCGGCATTTGCAGCATGGACAGGATGGAGTCGAGGCCGTGGATGGAAGTGGCGGCGTTGATGGGCACTCCGATGACGGGCAAAGTGGTGAAGGCCGCTACCATACCGGGCAAATGGGCCGCTCCGCCCCCGCCGGCAATGATAACGCGCAGGCCGCGCTTACGGGCCGTTTCAGCGTACTCCACCAAGCGGTGTGGGGTGCGGTGCGCCGACACCAGGGTGATTTCGTAGGGCACCTGGAACTGGCGCAGCAGCTCGGCGGCGTTTTCCATGATTTTCAGGTCCGACTGGGAACCCATGATAATGCCCACCAGGGGCGTGTCGGCCGCGGCGTCGGGGCCGGAAGAAGGGGGAAGGGTAGTCATGCAACAGGTGAAAACAGGCAGCCAGAACGGCACCGGCCGCGCCCCGCTTCTACGCGGCAGCCCGACAGTGGTTGGCGCTTAAACATAGCACTTTTCCGGTTTGAAGCCCGGCAAAGGCTCGTACCTTTGGCCGCCCGTTTCTGCTGCGCCGCTTATGGAAATCTTGCTTGCCACGTTTACCACGCTGTTTTCGGTGGTGAATCCCTTTAGCGCCATGCCCGTGTTTCTGACGCTAACCGAGGACGACAGCCCGGCCACGCGCGCCAACATCGGCCTGAAAGCCTGCGTGTACATGGTGGGGGTGCTGGCGGTGTCGTTTTTCGCCGGGCAGTACGTGCTCAACTTCTTCGGCATCAACATCCACCACCTGCGCATTGCAGGCGGCATCCTGCTCATGCGCTCGTCCTTCGACCTGCTCACGCCCGGCGGCAACCGCACCAAGGTATCAGACGCAACCCTGGACGAAAGCCGCCACAAAGACGATATCAGCTTCACGCCCCTGGCCATGCCCATGCTGTCGGGGCCGGGCTCCATGGCCGTGTGCATCGGCCTGTTCACCGAAAAGCTGACCTACCTGGATATGGCCCTGATTTTCCTGGGCTTTGTGCTGGTAGCTCTGGCGGCCTATATCATCCTGATGTCCTCGCTCCGGCTGACGCGCTTTCTGGGCCGGCCGGGGATGGCCGCCTTGGCCCGCATCATGGGCTTTATTACGCTGGCCATTGGGGTAAATTTCCTGGCTACGGCCATTAAGGCCCTGTTTCAGGAGTAAGCAGGTAGGGCCCCAGCCCAGCCCAGCCCAGCAGGAGAGGCTCTAGCTCTAGTCGCCTCACCCCCAACCCCCTCTCCGGAGAAGGAGAGGGGACTCTAGCTCTAGAACTAGTTTTTTAGAAAGCTAGAGCCCCTTCCTACCGGGGAGGGGTTGGGGTGGGGTTGCGTTGCGTACCTTTGCGGCTCCATTCAGCGGCTTCGCATCTGTGAAATCCGCGAAAATCAGCCTACTCTGTGCTAAAGAACGACCTCCTCCTCCGCGCCGCCTGTGGCGAAGATACCGAGCGCACCCCCGTGTGGCTGATGCGCCAGGCCGGCCGCATCCTGCCCGAATACCGCGCCCTGCGCGCCCGCCTTTCCGGCTTCAAGGAGCTGGTCGAAACCCCCGAACTGGCCGCCGAAGTCACCATTCAGCCCGTGGATGCCCTGGACGTGGATGCCGCTATCATCTTCTCCGACATTCTGGTGGTACCCGAGGCCATGGGCCTCACCTACGAAATGGTGGAAGCCCGTGGCCCCCTGTTCCCCGAAACTGTGCGCACCGCCCAGGACGTGCAGCGCCTGCGTGTAGCCGACCCCGAGGAGCACCTGGGCTACGTGCTGGAAGCCATTCGCGTCACTAAGCGCGCCCTCAATGGCCGCGTGCCGCTCATCGGGTTTGCCGGCGCACCCTGGACCATCCTGGCTTACATGGTGGAAGGCCACGGCTCCAAAACCTTCAGCAAGGCCCGCCGCCTGCTCTACGCCCAGCCGGAGCTGGCCCACGAGCTGCTGCGCAAAATCACCGACACTACCATTGCCTACCTGCGGGCCCAGGTGACAGCCGGTGCCAACCTGGTGCAGGTGTTCGACTCCTGGGCCGGCATCCTGCCGCCCGCTCACTACCAGGAGTTCAGCACCCGCTACATTGCCGAAATCTGCCGGGCCATTCCCGAGGTACCCGTGACGGTGTTTGCCAAAGGGGCCTTCTGGGCCGTGGAAGACTTTGCCCAGCTGCCCTGCCGCACCATCGGCCTCGACTGGAACCAGGACGCCCGCGCCGTGCGCCCTCTCGTGGGAGACAAAACCCTGCAAGGCAACCTCGACCCCTGCGCCCTCTACGGCACACCCGAGCAGGTGCGCCAAGCCACCCGGCAAATGCTTGACCAGTTTGGCTCGCACCGCCACATTGCCAACTTAGGCCACGGCGTCTACCCCGACACTAACCCGGATAATGTGCGCGTATTCATTGAAACGGTGAAGGAGTACAGCACCCGAATGCGGGGGTAAACCTCACCCCCTAGCCCCCTCTCCACAAGAGAGGGGGAACTAGCAACCCCACCCCAACCCCTCCCCAAAAGGGAGGGGCTCTAATCCTAACTTTTTAGTCTAGAGCTAGAAACTAGTCCCCCTCTCTTGTGGAGAGGGGGCTAGGGGGTGAGGTTCCAGCAGCCCCACCCGCTCCGCTTCCTGCAGCAGCAGTTGCTTTTCAATCGGCACCACGCCTACTTGTTCGCACACGAGGCCGCCGCCGAGGTTGGCCAGGGCGGCAGTGCTGGCGGCGGGCAGGCCCAGGGCCACGCATAAGGCCGCAATGCTGATTACTGTGTCGCCGGCCCCCGACACGTCGGAGATGGTGCGCACGTGGGCGGGAATGTAGGTGCGCCGGAGCTGGCCGTTTTCCACGAATACGCCCCGCTCCGACAGCGTGACCAGCACCATGTCGGGTTGCAGCAGCTGCCGCAGCCGGGCCACGGCCGCCTCGAAGTGCGGGCGGTCGGCGTCGGTGTCACCGAACTCCTGCTTCAGGCCTTCGCGCAGCTCTTTGAGGTTGGGCTTGAACAGGGTGCAGTGGCGGTAGGCCAGGAAGTTCTTTTTCTTGGGGTCCACGACCGTAGGCACGCCCCGCTGCCGGGCCAGGCTGATAAAGTGCTGAATGTTGGCTTCCTGGAGCACCCCCTTGTCGTAGTCCTCGAAAATTACCACGTCGGCGCGGCCCAGCAGCTGCTCGAAGCGGGCGGTGAGCTGGGCGTTTTCGTCGGCGTTGAGGTCAGTTTCTACCTCCGAGTCGATACGCAGCAGCTGCTGGCCGTGGGCCAGCACGCGCTGCTTTACGGTGGTGGGCCGGTGCCCGGAGCGCACAATGCCCTCGGCCGACAGCCCGGTGGTGCGCAGCAGCTCCAGCAGCTGGTCGCCGCCCTGGTCCTCGCCCACCACGGCGCAGAGCAGGGGCGTGGCGCCCAGGGCCTGCACGTTCAGGGCCACGTTGGCGGCCCCGCCCAGGCGCTGCTCCTGGCGGCTCACATTCACTATCGGCACGGGGGCTTCGGGCGAGAGGCGCACGGCTTTGCCCCACACGTAGGCGTCGAGCATCACGTCGCCCACAATCAGGACGGTGAGGCGGTTGAAAGCGGCAAACAGGTCGGGCAGAGAAGCCGGAGGAGCAGCGGCAGCGGGCATTCGGTAGGGGTCAGCAATGAAGCCGCAAAAGTAGGCCGTAGCGCGAACTTTAGCTGCGCTGACCTGTGGTTGCAGTTCGCGCTACGGCGGGCCGTTAGAACGACAATCGTTGTAGTGGCCCCGCCGATACGGGATCTGCACAGGTAGCTTCGCTGCCCTACGGTTCACGCTACGGCCTGTTAGACCAGCTTGGCCAGGCTATCCTTTATCCGCACAAAGGCTTCGCGCAGCTTCTCATCGGCGGCGGCGGTGCTGAAGCGGATGCAATTGGGTGCCCCGAAGGCGCCGCCGTCTACGGCGGCCACGTAAGCGTCGTTCAGCAGGTACATGGCTAGGTCGCAGGCCGTGTCGATGGTGTGGCCGTGCGGGGTGGTCTTGCCGAAGTAGCCCGTCACGTCCGGGAAAACATAGAAGGCGCCGCTGGGCGTGGGCGTTTTCAGGCCCGGAATGTCGCGCGCCAGGTCCAGCACCAGGTCACGGCGGCGGCGGTAAGCTTCCACCATGACGTCGGCGGAGGTGCGGCCGCCTTGCAGGGCCGCCAGGGCTGCGCGCTGGGCAATGGAACAGGTGCCGGAGGTTATCTGGCTCTGTATCTTTTCGCAGGCCGCAGCTATTTCCTTGCGGGCGGCCAGGTAGCCCACGCGCCAGCCCGTCATGGCGTAGCCCTTCGAGAAGCCATTCACGGTAATTACCCGGTCTTTGATTTCCGCGAACTGAGCCAGGCTCACGTGCTCCTCCGTGAAATTGATGTACTCGTAAATCTCGTCGGCCAGCACGTACACCTGCGGATGGCGGGCCACCACCTCGGCAATGGCCGCCAGCTCTTCCCGCGAAAACACTGCTCCGGTAGGGTTGCAGGGCGAGGAGTACATGATGAGCTTGGTGCGGGGCGTAATGGCGGTTTCCAGCTCCTGGGCCGTTACTTTGAAGTCGTTTTCCAGGCTGCCCATCAGCTGCACGGTGGTGCCCTCAGCCAGCTTCACCATCTCCTCGTAGCTCACCCAATACGGCGCAAACACAATCACCTCGTCGCCGGGGTTGACGAGGCTGAGCACGGCGTTGGCCAGGGCCTGCTTGGCCCCGGTGCTCACCACAATGTT
This region of Hymenobacter sp. YIM 151500-1 genomic DNA includes:
- the purE gene encoding 5-(carboxyamino)imidazole ribonucleotide mutase; this translates as MTTLPPSSGPDAAADTPLVGIIMGSQSDLKIMENAAELLRQFQVPYEITLVSAHRTPHRLVEYAETARKRGLRVIIAGGGGAAHLPGMVAAFTTLPVIGVPINAATSIHGLDSILSMLQMPAGVPVATVALDGAANAAVLATQMLALGNARLQDVLEKYRTSLKDKVMRTIDELRKGGLNDD
- a CDS encoding MarC family protein; amino-acid sequence: MEILLATFTTLFSVVNPFSAMPVFLTLTEDDSPATRANIGLKACVYMVGVLAVSFFAGQYVLNFFGINIHHLRIAGGILLMRSSFDLLTPGGNRTKVSDATLDESRHKDDISFTPLAMPMLSGPGSMAVCIGLFTEKLTYLDMALIFLGFVLVALAAYIILMSSLRLTRFLGRPGMAALARIMGFITLAIGVNFLATAIKALFQE
- a CDS encoding bifunctional heptose 7-phosphate kinase/heptose 1-phosphate adenyltransferase; the protein is MPAAAAPPASLPDLFAAFNRLTVLIVGDVMLDAYVWGKAVRLSPEAPVPIVNVSRQEQRLGGAANVALNVQALGATPLLCAVVGEDQGGDQLLELLRTTGLSAEGIVRSGHRPTTVKQRVLAHGQQLLRIDSEVETDLNADENAQLTARFEQLLGRADVVIFEDYDKGVLQEANIQHFISLARQRGVPTVVDPKKKNFLAYRHCTLFKPNLKELREGLKQEFGDTDADRPHFEAAVARLRQLLQPDMVLVTLSERGVFVENGQLRRTYIPAHVRTISDVSGAGDTVISIAALCVALGLPAASTAALANLGGGLVCEQVGVVPIEKQLLLQEAERVGLLEPHPLAPSPQERGTSF
- the hemE gene encoding uroporphyrinogen decarboxylase yields the protein MLKNDLLLRAACGEDTERTPVWLMRQAGRILPEYRALRARLSGFKELVETPELAAEVTIQPVDALDVDAAIIFSDILVVPEAMGLTYEMVEARGPLFPETVRTAQDVQRLRVADPEEHLGYVLEAIRVTKRALNGRVPLIGFAGAPWTILAYMVEGHGSKTFSKARRLLYAQPELAHELLRKITDTTIAYLRAQVTAGANLVQVFDSWAGILPPAHYQEFSTRYIAEICRAIPEVPVTVFAKGAFWAVEDFAQLPCRTIGLDWNQDARAVRPLVGDKTLQGNLDPCALYGTPEQVRQATRQMLDQFGSHRHIANLGHGVYPDTNPDNVRVFIETVKEYSTRMRG
- a CDS encoding pyridoxal phosphate-dependent aminotransferase — protein: MSEAATLASLPTAFLSDRIHAMQESQTISMAKKARELAAQGADVISLSFGEPDFQTPQYIKDAAKKALDDGHTFYTPVPGIPELRQAICDKLLRDNQLHYDRENIVVSTGAKQALANAVLSLVNPGDEVIVFAPYWVSYEEMVKLAEGTTVQLMGSLENDFKVTAQELETAITPRTKLIMYSSPCNPTGAVFSREELAAIAEVVARHPQVYVLADEIYEYINFTEEHVSLAQFAEIKDRVITVNGFSKGYAMTGWRVGYLAARKEIAAACEKIQSQITSGTCSIAQRAALAALQGGRTSADVMVEAYRRRRDLVLDLARDIPGLKTPTPSGAFYVFPDVTGYFGKTTPHGHTIDTACDLAMYLLNDAYVAAVDGGAFGAPNCIRFSTAAADEKLREAFVRIKDSLAKLV